From Solea senegalensis isolate Sse05_10M linkage group LG7, IFAPA_SoseM_1, whole genome shotgun sequence, a single genomic window includes:
- the LOC122772750 gene encoding agouti-related protein encodes FSHTPIQNPALLRVDSVEDHFLLDAGSYDEDSASLQLQGRAMRSPRRCIPHQQSCLGYPLPCCDPCDTCYCRFFNAICYCRRVGHACSPPRT; translated from the exons ttctcacACACCCCCATCCAAAACCCCGCCCTCCTGCGTGTGGACTCAGTGGAGGATCACTTCCTGTTGGATGCAGGCTCCTACGATGAG GACTCGGCTTCGCTGCAGCTTCAGGGTCGAGCAATGCGCTCCCCGCGCCGCTGCATCCCTCATCAGCAGTCGTGTCTGGGTTACCCGCTGCCCTGCTGCGACCCCTGTGACACCTGCTACTGCCGCTTCTTCAATGCCATCTGCTACTGTCGTAGAGTCGGCCACGCCTGCTCTCCTCCACGCACCTGA